Genomic DNA from Triticum dicoccoides isolate Atlit2015 ecotype Zavitan chromosome 4B, WEW_v2.0, whole genome shotgun sequence:
CTCCAGGTCCTCCAACAACTATCCGCTTAATATCAGTGGCTTCATCTTCGGAGAACGTTGCATGGAGTTTTGTGTTGTCCCAAGTTTCGCCCGTGTGGTTCAACAAGTCAGCTACCTTCTGTATATATACCTGGTATGAAGACTGCGCCCAGTGGCAACAGACTCCCTTGTCGCAGGATCCAAGGGTCATGGTGTATGTTCACCGTCGATCCATCACCAATGCGCCATATCACACCTCCCGAAGCAAGTCTCTCCCATGCAAAATACTCCTGAAAGTGTAAGATCCGCCAGAAGGGCATGTAGCACTCATGATTGACATGCTGTTGAAATACCTTGCTCGAAGAACTCTTGCACATAAGGACATCGGCGTCTGCAAGATCCTCCATGCCTGTTTGGCAAGAAGGGCTTGGTTGAAAGTTTCCAGGTCACGAAACCCCATGCCGCCTGTCCGTTTTTAGATTGGCACATCTTATCCCAAGCAATCCAATGCACTTTCCTCTCACCATTCATTGCACCCCACCAGAATTTTGAAGAGATTGAAGTCAGGTTCCGGCACATCTTCTTCGAGAGGTGAAAACAACTCATTGTGAGAGTAGGTGTAGCCtgcaaaacagatttcacaagCACTTCCCGGGCCTTTTTGGACAGCCCCTGCCCCTTCCATCCTGTTACTTTTCCTTTCGAACATTCCTTCACATACTTGAAGGTACCATCCTTGGACTTTCCCACCACCGTTGGCAGGCCCAAGTATCTCTCTCTAAGTGCTTCCAGTTCAATACCAAGAGCTTGCTTCAGAACATCTTTTTGTTGCTGTCCACACCCTTTCCCAAAGAAAATGGAAGATTTTTGCATatttattttttgcccggacgctgCTTCGTATCTCACTAGGATGTTCTTTAGCACATGGACATTTTCCGGGGTACCCTGCAAGAAAACAATACTATCATCTGTAAATAATAGGTGCGTGACTTGGGGGGCCAGTGCTCCCAAAATCGACACCATTAACGCTTCCCTCTTCTTGAACCTTCCTCAACATCACAGAAAAACCTTCGACACAGAATAAAAACAGGTATGGGGAGAGTGGGTCTCCCTGCCTTAGCCCCCTTGAAGGAACAAAACCCCTTGAGAGCCCACCATTTAGCTTCACAGTGAACCGTGCCGAAGTTACACATCTCATTACCATCCTGATCCACCCCTCCACAAAGCCATATTTAGCTAGCATTTGCTCCAGAAACATCCATTCAACTCTATCATAAGCCTTAGTCATATCCAACTTTACTGCACATAGAGGTTTTTTACGTTTTCAAGTCCATATGGCATGCACACACTCATATGCCACAATCACGTTATCCGTAATAATCCTTCCCGGTAAAAATGCACTTTGTTCTTCTGAGATGAGAACCGGAAGGAAAACCTTGAGCCTATTCGCAAGTACCTTGGTTGCAAGCTTGTATAGGACGTTACACAAACTGATAGGACGAAACTGTGAGAGTACCTCCGGTGAGTTAACTTTCGGTATCATCACTATCGTGGTCGCATTGAACGAGTCCGGGGCTGCAACACCTCCAAGGAAGTCTTAGACCGCTCGATAAACATATCCTTTCACCAATGGCCAGTGCCGCTGGTAAAAGAGCGCGGGCAGACCATCCGGCCCCGGGGCCTTCGTCGGTCCCATTTGAAAAAGCGCAGCCTCAATTTCCTCCTCTGAGATTCTGGATGTAAGTTTTCTGTTCATCTCATCCGTCACCGCGGGTTGTATGTTTTCCAAAAACTCATTCACGCCGGTCGACCCTTTCGATGTGAAAAGTGATTCATAAAACGTTGCTGCCATCTCTCTCATCTCCTCGTCTACCAAACACCTCGAGCCATCTCCCTTCTCAAAGCCCGAACCGTGTTCTTTCTCTTCCTATGCGAGGCCCGACCCTGGAAGTATTTGGTGTTCTGGTCGCATGCCCTTAACCAGTCAATGTGGGAACGTTTTCTGTAGTAAACCTCCTCCCTGGCATAGATTTCTTTGAGCTGGCTTTCTAGATCGCGGACCTCCAGTGAGGATCCCGACCCCAATGCTCTCTCTTTTTCCTCTTGTAGTTTGGACTTTAGCTTTGTAATTTGTTTTCGTATTGACCCAAACACAACCCTACTCCATCTTTGCATATCCTCCGATACCTGATGTATCTTGTCCCAAACTGCCGCAATTCCAGTTACATCGTTTGACGCTTCAGCCCATGCATCTTGGACCATGCGCTCGTAGTCGTCGTGCTTGGTCCAAGGCTCCTCAAATCTGAAAGCAAACACTCCTTTCTGCCGTTGTGTTGGATCCATCTCCAACACATGTATTAGGAGGGCTAAGTGATCGGACTCTTCCGTGATCAGGTTCTCAACATTAGTCTCCGGATACATCTCTAGGAATGCATCAGTACATGTTGCACGATCAAGCTGAACCTGCACATTAGCATCACCATCTCTCCTGTTATCCCATGTGTACCTGTAACCTGAGAAGCCCAAGTACGCTAAGCCACACTCTGCCAAACAATCTCTGAAATCTTCCATTTGTGTAAAGCTCCGCAGATTGCCACCTTGCCGGTCAGATTGGAACATGGCTTCATTGAAGTCGCCCACACAAAGCCAAGGCAAATTGTCCTGACTCCGAAGAAACCGCAACGCATCCCACGACTTCTTTCTTTTCTCGGTGTCGGGCTCCCCATAGAATCCAGTGATTCTAAAGGTTTTCCCATCCAACAATATAGTTGCATCCAGGAAATATTGGCACCATGGCCTGATTGTCACCTGTACATGTTCTCTCCACCACATCGCAAGGCCCCCACTTCTGCCTACATAGCTGACCGCCACTCCACTCCTAAAGCCCATACTCCACTTCAGCTTTTCCATAGCCCGAAACTCTTCTTTGTTTCACTTAAGAAAACCACCGCTGGGTTGTGGGACCTAATCAGGTCGTGAAGTTCGCCAACTGTCGAGTCCAACCCCAAGCCTCGACAGTTCCAGGCCAACACGTTCATTGATCCCGGCGGACCCGAGAATCGGGGTCCGCCGATCTACTCTTGTTGTTATCAGAGATGCGGTCAAACACCGAGGCCGTTTTCTGCCTCGTGTCGCGAATGAACACATCCGTGTTGCCTCTCCTACCAGGGTCATCCTTCGCCACCCACACCTATCTTGGTCTCCTCTTCTTTCCTTCCCCTTCGTGATCCTCCCTGAAAATCTCCCTTTGTCTCCCCTCATAATTCTGCCTCGGCTTTCTTACGTAGCGTCCTCTTGGCCTATCATGCCTCCCATGCATAGCAGGTTGACCCGGTGGACAAACCCGACCCTCATGCATGTAGCGTTGCGTGTACTCCGGCAGTTTATCTTTCCCCTTCCTCTCTCTTTCCACTTCCATGTGGTTATCGTCGCTCCTCTGAGACTATTGGTCCATCAGTTTTGTTCGAAGATCATGCTCCCTCCTGGATTCTAACTCATCCCGAAGGGCCCTGTCTGATGGCGCTCCATGGCTGCGTCTGTCCTTGCACGGGCTTATTACCTCCTCCTTGCCGTGGCCCTGCTTATCGCCAGTGCGATTCTCAGCAGAACGGGAGAACTCTGTGCCCAGGTTCCTTTTGGTTGGTAGATCCCTCACCTTGGGTTGCTGGTCTCTGCCCTCGGATGCACCCCCACCACGAGAGCTGTCCATACTAATTCCACTGCTTACAGGTGCACTGGCCGCTCCTTCCTTGCTTGGCGCGGCAATCCCCGAGTCATACCGCAGCCAACTGCCCCATTGACCTGCATGTTCTACCGGTGAAACACAAATACCATTTGCATGAACCAACCTTCCACAATCGAAGCAAAAATGAGGGATCTTTTCATAGGTAAACTCAAACCACGTCCTTTCCTGATCATCATCATTTTTCTTAGGGTAGAAACCCCTAACTAGAGGCTCAAACACAGAAATCTTAGTACGAACTTGTAGTTGGTTTCCACGTGCCACACCTTCTCTGTCTACATCGACCTTAATGGTTTCACCCAGCCAATTCCCGAGTGCCTTCCCAAACATCTCTGTCCTCTTGTTAGGTGGTAGATCAGCCACCCTTACCCAGACATCCACCTTGTCGAATATCATCTCCGAGGGCCTCTTGTCTCCTTCATAGTCTTTCATCACCAACACCGTAAAATCATATTGCCATGGACCATTATTGAGGACATGTCTCCAGTCGCCCTCGCTACCAAATTGGATAGATATGGTTTTAGGGCCAATCTCTCTGATCTTCGCTTCTCGGTGCAGCCCCACGCCCTCGGCATCGTTTTCTCTAGCACAGACATCTTCAGAGGTCGCGGCGAGCAAACCTTCCCCACCGCCGCCCATCTGTGGCGTTTCTGGGCGGTTGGGGTTGGATCTTCAAACACGAGAcctgcctcctccttctccattAGGGCCATCCCGCCCAGCCTCGCCGAAAGACTCGCTGACGGATCTGGCGTTTTGCTCTCCACGGGTGATGCAGACTCTCCTTGGCCCGCAGATCCGGTCCCCTTCCCCACCAGTGTAGCCATCGACCTGGCAGGGGCCGTCGTGGAGTTCCTCGGAGTCACCGTCGGCGTCCTTCCCTCTACACCTCCCGCCATCAGCACCGCTGCAGAGCAGGTTTGCAGAACCAGCCAGTGCCCAGGAGAGCGTTGTCGCTACCCTGGATCACCGCCGGAATCACAACACCCCCGTacacgaaaccctaaccctagcacagccGCACGGCCGCCTCGTGATCGCCAGCTATCGCCTGAGGACGTCGATACGTGGTGGACCCATCTCGCTCATACTCACAATAAtcaggtgttagcagaataagcctaTAGGTGTTATGGTGACCCGCTGTTAGGTGGCCCGTGGGGGCAAAAACAAAAAATATCTGAGAAAACCGTGGGGGGAAGTTGAAACCCTGCGGCTGCAATGGAGGCGGCGGCCGCTGCTGCGGCCATGGGCGGGGAGGAGGACGGGAGGGGTCGGAAGGGAAGCTGGTACGCGGTGGGGGAGCGCGCGGTGCTGGTGCCGTACCTGCGGGAGCACGTCCCGCGGTACCACGAGTGGATGCAGGACCCGGCTCTGCTGGAGGCCACCGCGTCGGAGCCGCTCTCCCTCGCCCAGGAGTTCGAGGTCCACCGCTCCTGGACCCTCGACCCTCTCAGTTCGGCTCCTGCCCCCTCGCTGCTTCCCCTGATCTCCCTCTAGCTTCCCTCGATTTGGTGGTGAGCTGACGTACTGTGACTGATTCGGTGAGATGCTTGTTTGTTTGCAGAACATACTTTCATAGTGCTGGATAAGGAGTTGATCGAGGGAGAGTTCGTAGTCGGGAACCCACACACTGAAGGTTTGCTACTCTCTCATCTACGTTGCTTTTAGTAATGTTTTAACTTGCTTAGCTCAGTCCATGATCATGAATCGGAAATCAGAGGTTACATGGATCTGGTACGATTCTGGTTgaaattttgcatacatatttgtgGCTTCTGGTGTAAGCGTAGATTGACTGAAGCTCGAATGTTCAGAATGCAAACACAAAACCATGCCATTTCTGTACCTTTAGTTATTCCCTGTAGTGAGATGAGATGGAATGTGTAGGCCATTACGGAATGAGTTTCCTCAAAAGAGGAACGGTTTGGGAAAATGAAATTTAGTGTGTTAGAGTTATGCAATGCAGCAACGTTGTTGGGAGGAGGAGGCTCAGCTGTCAAGCGGGGTGGAGAGCACCCAGATCTTCCAGTTGGAACATGGATAAGGGGAGGAGGAATGCCAGTTCAGTCCTTCAATTATATGCCAGGGTTACTAGAACATAGAGATGGATAATACACATTTGCAGGTAGAAACAATACGCGTTTGACTGCATGATCATCAAACCGTGTATTTGATGTCAGTTATATATAAACTTTACATCTCTAGTTGACACAGAAAGCAACTCAAATGAATTTACAGAAGTTTCACTACCAGTATTTATAGGGCCCAAATGTACTCTTCAAGTTAAATTTGAATTCACGCCTCTACTATAGTGTTTTAGGATCCTGATGTTGATTTAGTGATCTATAAGTCTAGATCATTGTTCCATGCATACAACAGTTATGACAGGACTGTTCTCCTCCTCTAGCTTCTGTAGCTCACTTGCCTGTCCTTCAGCCTTAATTACTAGTATATGTTCATAACTTCAGACTTCCAACCAATGTACAAGAATCTCCTAGCAGTAGATTGGTTTAGCACAAGCAAGGTCTCCTCAAATAATCCAGTGTATGAATGTGATTAGTTAAATTTGCGTTGATTTCACGTTCAGCAGCTTGCCAGGTCCTGCTAGTGCTAATGCTCTTCCTAATCTGTTGCAGCTATGATTGGCGATGTCAACATCTATATGAATGACCCTGATGATTTGGAACTTGCGGAGATAGAGATTATGATAGCTGAACAAAAGAGGTACCATCTTTTTAGTATTGGTCTAGTACCTCTTCTCATCACCTTAGATATATGTTCTATATTTCATTATTTTTGATTCATGGGAAATTACATGCATATTCTGTCCAGTCTGACAGCCAATAGGCTTTGATAGTCCAATTTGGGCATCACATTGAATTCTGTAGGTCCTGAGTATTTGTTTTAGCTTAAACTAGCAACAATTGCAACTACTCAACCTATTATCCTTTGAATTATCAGTAGTGTGATACACTGATACTTTTTCACCAACTGCACTCATATGAAATCTCATCAATATGCtaccccctccgtcccaaaataagtgtctcaactttgtactaactttcggAGTACTATTTAATAATCCACTAGGAATATgttttctctcaagataacataaactTAGTGTTGCGAATCTTTAACCTCTGTATTGCCCAAACGCTCATGATCCTGAAAGCCCTTGACATGATCTCACTGTTATGAAGTAATTAAATTGTTAACGAACAGAACATAATTAACAGTCCTTTACCTCTACTATTATTATTTGATGCAGTATTTATGTATAATGTAGAGTTTAGCAGGTTGTTTGAAATGAGATTGTAATGGACTGATGGTGTTTAGTTATGTTACTCATGGTTCCATACTTCCATGGCTTCATGTTGCAGCCGTGGAAAGGGACTAGGTCAAGAAGTGACCTTAATGATGATGTCATTTGCAGTAGAGAAATACGGAATTCACACTTTCAGAGCAAAAATTAGTGACTCAAATACTGCATCGTTAAAGCTCTTCAGAAAATTGGTGAGCAGATAAACCCACCgttctcccccccttttcctcgCTTGTTTCTGATTACTGATCACAATTGTATGTTCTGTGGTCTGAATTCAGGGCTTCAAGGATGCTTCCCATAGTGCAGTTTTTAAGGAGGTATGGATTTTTGACACTCCCACTTCTGCAAATACTATCTCAGCATACTATAGATTCTTGTTACTGAAAATGTTACAATCCTCCATGACTTGTCTGGTACTATGATGTTCGATTAATTATTCCAAGCAGCTTCATGTCTTGCTAGTAACAGTAAGCTTGTTGCCTCCATGTTTTACAAGATGTTGACACCACTGCAAGTATGTCACGGACGTATAAAAACATATTAGTCTATTGCAGCAGCAGTAGTCAATACTTACTGCTCCATCTTTCCTTGCTAGAGCTCATTGTCCGTATCTCTCAGGTGACATTGGAGGCGCCTGCAGCTGAACTCCCGTTGAGCTCTCCTCTGACCATAGGAAGCTGGTGACATCTGATTATGTGTCCCAAGATGTGCTGCAGTAGACATGCGTCAGTGGCTGGTCTTCACCAAACTGATGCAAGCTAATTGTGTGCGCGGCACGCTTAAGCTGATG
This window encodes:
- the LOC119291392 gene encoding N-acetyltransferase 9-like protein; this translates as MEAAAAAAAMGGEEDGRGRKGSWYAVGERAVLVPYLREHVPRYHEWMQDPALLEATASEPLSLAQEFEVHRSWTLDPLKHTFIVLDKELIEGEFVVGNPHTEAMIGDVNIYMNDPDDLELAEIEIMIAEQKSRGKGLGQEVTLMMMSFAVEKYGIHTFRAKISDSNTASLKLFRKLGFKDASHSAVFKEVTLEAPAAELPLSSPLTIGSW